One Chiloscyllium punctatum isolate Juve2018m unplaced genomic scaffold, sChiPun1.3 scaffold_458, whole genome shotgun sequence genomic region harbors:
- the LOC140472812 gene encoding protein-glutamine gamma-glutamyltransferase K-like, with product MDHLCEQRQGLLAEQADGSFQKVHVEKKVVGHKISTKAVGSDEREDITDSYKYPEGTDEERIAVVTACRHGSRPETYGDECACDVDVTVSTEDGVIMGQDFTVTISLTNTSSECRSLTLLVQAVVMYYTGVVKGTSKGTSMKCCWSLTKRRFLPSCFTGTITWSFWLIRRP from the exons ATGGATCATCTCT gTGAACAGCGACAAGGTCTACTGGCAGAGCAAGCTGATGGAAGCTTCCAGAAGGTCCACGTGGAGAAGAAGGTGGTGGGCCACAAGATCAGCACCAAGGCCGTGGGCTCCGATGAGCGGGAGGACATCACAGACAGTTACAAGTACCccgagg GGACGGATGAGGAGCGCATCGCCGTGGTGACGGCCTGTCGTCATGGCAGCCGTCCCGAGACGTACGGGGACGAGTGCGCCTGCGACGTGGACGTTACCGTCAGCACCGAGGATGGCGTCATCATGGGCCAAGACTTCACCGTCACCATCAGCTTGACCAACACCAGCTCGGAGTGTCGCTCTCTGACCCTCCTCGTCCAGGCCGTCGTCATGTACTACACCGGTGTGGTCAAGGGCACCTCAAAAGGGACAAGCATGAAGTGCTGCTGGAGCCTCACAAAG agaaGGTTCTTGCCCTCCTGTTTCACCGGGACGATTACTTGGAGTTTCTGGTTGATCAGGCGGCCATGA